Proteins encoded within one genomic window of Raineyella fluvialis:
- a CDS encoding aldo/keto reductase, with product MRTRVVIQSRLNSSRLPGKAMMMIGGMPLIELVARRASRGGHEVVVATSREEYDQRITDHLTAQGIPVLRGPLDDVLARFLAATADLDDTDRVVRLTGDNPVVDADLVDELIAAVEASAWSYGRIDLARVPEGLGVEVFTAADLREAAAKATTAYDHEHVTPWIRRHLGELPYAPEDVDFDIVTYRCTVDSLADYVRVAGLFDRHDDAVGVSWRELVAGIAREVEISGPALPRVARDGLTLSRLLLGASPLGRDTGAIERHRPDAAEARSILSAAVARGVTHVVTGRDDGDSEAAVRVAYDPALRQRVGVITTLHALDGVPEDALTYAVEASLERSFAELGRRRADGVLFASPDDALAGDGAAWARLQAFREEGVVGRAGVMLSDPADLGRIADLPGLGLLAVPLSVVDRRAVGFAADLAGLAAAGVVLTVHGVFGQGVLTTTGPLSAEGIGADVAAEAIALRAAVAAAAPVLGRSDPVDLCLAYAAAHPWVTAVTVGVETADQLVRVMEQADAPALSDEEVARLEELIPAAGPALCDRLTRA from the coding sequence GTGCGCACCCGTGTCGTCATCCAGTCCCGCCTCAACTCCTCCCGGTTGCCGGGCAAGGCGATGATGATGATCGGCGGGATGCCCTTGATCGAGCTCGTCGCCCGCCGCGCCTCCCGCGGCGGCCACGAGGTCGTCGTGGCGACCAGCCGCGAGGAGTACGACCAGCGGATCACCGACCACCTGACCGCGCAGGGCATCCCCGTGCTCCGCGGCCCCCTCGATGACGTCCTCGCCCGCTTCCTCGCCGCGACCGCCGACCTCGACGACACCGATCGGGTGGTCCGGCTCACCGGTGACAACCCGGTCGTCGACGCCGACCTGGTCGACGAGCTCATCGCCGCCGTCGAGGCCTCCGCCTGGTCGTACGGCCGAATCGACCTGGCCCGGGTGCCCGAGGGGCTGGGGGTCGAGGTCTTCACCGCGGCGGATCTGCGCGAGGCGGCCGCGAAGGCCACCACGGCGTACGACCATGAGCATGTCACCCCGTGGATCCGCCGCCACCTCGGCGAGCTGCCGTACGCCCCCGAGGACGTCGACTTCGACATCGTCACCTACCGCTGCACGGTCGACTCGCTGGCCGACTACGTCCGCGTCGCCGGGCTCTTCGACCGGCACGACGACGCGGTGGGGGTCTCCTGGCGAGAGCTCGTCGCCGGCATCGCCCGTGAGGTGGAGATCAGCGGCCCGGCGCTGCCCCGGGTCGCGCGGGACGGGCTGACGCTGTCCCGGTTGCTGCTCGGCGCCTCACCGCTGGGCCGCGACACCGGCGCGATCGAGCGTCACCGCCCCGACGCCGCGGAGGCCCGCTCGATCCTCTCGGCCGCGGTCGCCCGCGGCGTCACCCACGTCGTCACGGGCCGCGACGACGGCGACTCCGAGGCGGCGGTGCGGGTCGCGTACGATCCGGCGCTGCGCCAACGGGTGGGCGTCATCACCACGCTCCACGCTCTGGACGGCGTGCCCGAGGACGCCCTGACGTACGCCGTCGAGGCGTCCCTCGAGCGGTCCTTCGCCGAACTCGGTCGGCGCCGGGCCGACGGGGTGCTGTTCGCCTCGCCGGACGACGCCCTCGCCGGCGACGGAGCCGCCTGGGCCCGGTTGCAGGCCTTCCGGGAGGAGGGGGTGGTGGGACGCGCCGGCGTGATGCTCTCCGATCCCGCCGACCTCGGCCGGATCGCGGACCTGCCCGGCCTCGGCCTGCTCGCCGTCCCGTTGTCGGTGGTCGATCGGCGCGCCGTCGGGTTCGCCGCCGATCTCGCCGGACTCGCCGCGGCCGGCGTCGTCCTCACCGTGCACGGCGTGTTCGGCCAGGGGGTCCTCACCACCACCGGCCCGCTGAGCGCCGAAGGGATCGGCGCGGACGTCGCAGCCGAGGCGATCGCGCTGCGCGCCGCCGTCGCCGCTGCCGCGCCGGTGCTCGGCCGGAGCGACCCGGTCGACCTCTGCCTGGCGTACGCCGCCGCCCACCCCTGGGTCACCGCCGTCACCGTCGGGGTCGAGACCGCTGATCAGCTGGTCCGCGTGATGGAGCAGGCTGATGCCCCGGCCCTCTCCGACGAGGAGGTGGCGCGGCTGGAGGAGCTGATCCCCGCTGCCGGCCCGGCCCTCTGCGACCGGCTCACCCGGGCCTGA
- a CDS encoding glycoside hydrolase family 76 protein encodes MNAATSGAPVPDWAARAAAAERSVAGRHLHRPWLTPWARLAWTAHPPTLSVRSFVTFHYWWQAQVLDCLLDAQVRAPTPERRRMIARWPAVMALHNGAGWLNQYYDDNAWLGLALDRMQRELGIVVPARWGLADLPGVRRVVAGRALGRPGGREPGRRALAVDRIVARLEDGWAEQPLGGGIPWRLGDAFRNTPANGPMTILLARRGRLDRARDALEWMRARYPDPATGLMVDGIRPDPSGATPWLVDRAFYTYNQGVVLGAEVAVLRAALDRGLAGAADIVDTASRVLRLVEAIERWMADGHVLVGYQGQAERGGDEGLFRGILARYLTLVATDLPGQGDPARAARRLAATLVRTTADACWEHRAQDGQQVWFGPDARVPARVPRRSDAVVAGASAAGVESAAVPERDLSVQVGAWMLLEAAARCPREDPTPA; translated from the coding sequence ATGAACGCCGCGACGTCGGGCGCACCCGTCCCGGACTGGGCCGCCCGCGCGGCCGCCGCGGAACGCTCCGTCGCGGGCCGCCACCTGCACAGGCCCTGGCTGACGCCGTGGGCGCGGCTGGCCTGGACGGCCCACCCGCCGACGCTGTCGGTGCGGTCCTTCGTCACGTTCCACTACTGGTGGCAGGCGCAGGTGCTCGACTGCCTCCTCGACGCCCAGGTGCGTGCCCCCACGCCGGAGCGGCGCCGGATGATCGCTCGCTGGCCGGCGGTGATGGCGCTGCACAACGGTGCCGGGTGGCTCAACCAGTACTACGACGACAATGCCTGGCTGGGGCTCGCCCTGGACCGGATGCAGCGCGAGCTCGGCATCGTCGTCCCCGCCCGGTGGGGGCTCGCTGACCTGCCGGGCGTACGCCGGGTCGTCGCCGGGCGGGCCCTGGGTCGGCCTGGCGGTCGCGAGCCGGGCCGCCGGGCGCTGGCGGTGGACCGGATCGTCGCCCGGCTGGAGGACGGCTGGGCCGAGCAGCCGCTCGGCGGCGGCATCCCGTGGCGGCTCGGTGATGCCTTCCGCAACACCCCCGCCAACGGGCCGATGACCATCCTGTTGGCGCGCCGCGGCCGACTGGATCGGGCCCGCGACGCCCTGGAATGGATGCGTGCCCGTTACCCCGATCCGGCCACCGGTCTGATGGTCGACGGCATCCGCCCCGACCCGTCCGGGGCCACGCCCTGGCTCGTCGATCGCGCCTTCTACACGTACAACCAGGGGGTGGTGCTGGGGGCGGAGGTGGCCGTGCTGCGCGCCGCCCTCGACCGCGGGCTCGCCGGTGCGGCGGACATCGTCGACACCGCGTCCCGGGTGCTTCGCCTGGTGGAGGCGATCGAGCGGTGGATGGCCGACGGGCACGTCCTGGTCGGCTACCAGGGGCAGGCCGAGCGGGGCGGTGACGAGGGCCTGTTCCGCGGCATCCTGGCCCGCTACCTCACCCTGGTCGCGACCGATCTCCCGGGGCAGGGCGACCCTGCCCGAGCCGCCCGCCGACTCGCCGCGACCCTGGTGCGGACGACGGCCGACGCCTGCTGGGAGCACCGAGCCCAGGACGGGCAGCAGGTCTGGTTCGGGCCCGATGCACGGGTCCCGGCGCGCGTCCCCCGGCGATCCGACGCGGTGGTTGCCGGTGCCTCGGCGGCCGGAGTGGAGTCCGCGGCGGTGCCCGAACGCGACCTGTCCGTGCAGGTCGGGGCATGGATGCTGCTCGAGGCCGCCGCGCGCTGTCCGCGGGAGGATCCCACCCCCGCGTGA
- a CDS encoding cytochrome c oxidase assembly protein yields MRHLAGQPPLPARPETDPFTGYVSGLGDLAARLAALATLGGAMAIIGFTPVAGTYRLTPVGDRLRRWVGRAAQLWFWAALIQTAASAAYVNGVPLGYALTPGSWWDFITSTTAALAWFVSMLVALCIVIVAYTSRSYAAYLLVFLAGTLATTFVTATGNVSVGQNHDWATDSAIWLSLAWAPLGAAAVAVLLRANDLTAPDSPTTAVNRLRRYQKAVPLLLLITVAGHGVVAWQQLAGHPITASAYGFATIGLFATLALLAVSWLWRWLSGEADPARTTPGRAARSALRDVLIAIAYVTLRAAENHLPPPRFLIPQSIQVNYLGYQVDLPSTAARIAALGRPNLLWIGLAVAALGTYFWGVHRVRARGGHWPVVRSLFWALGWVLVLYLATAGLWEYSTVQYSWHMLVHMTVNMLVPVLCLLGGPVSLVQAAGHPRPKGQLLGPREVSIALHDYRPLRRALNPLVVWVLYASSLFLVYLTPLFPWLMRYHWAHQLMLLWFMVTGYLFFDMVAGVDKWTNLPHMGRLALVIGVMPFHALFAVFILQASQLIGETFYRTIAVPWIPDLMTDQVVAGQITWIVGEVPLLIVILALSIQWFQADTRDAKRLDRAQDTGLDDSFDAYNEMLAQLAQRDQERRLDERKLRR; encoded by the coding sequence ATGCGCCACCTGGCCGGCCAGCCGCCGCTTCCGGCCCGCCCCGAGACCGATCCGTTCACCGGGTACGTGTCCGGCCTGGGCGATCTGGCCGCCCGCCTCGCGGCGCTGGCCACCCTCGGGGGAGCGATGGCGATCATCGGTTTCACCCCGGTCGCGGGCACCTATCGGCTCACCCCCGTCGGCGACCGGCTGCGCCGCTGGGTCGGTCGTGCCGCGCAGCTGTGGTTCTGGGCCGCCCTGATACAGACCGCCGCCAGCGCCGCGTACGTCAACGGGGTGCCGCTCGGGTATGCGCTGACGCCGGGGAGTTGGTGGGACTTCATCACCAGCACCACCGCGGCCCTGGCGTGGTTCGTCTCGATGCTGGTCGCCCTCTGTATCGTCATCGTGGCCTACACCTCCCGCTCGTACGCCGCGTACCTGCTGGTCTTCCTGGCCGGCACCTTGGCCACCACCTTCGTCACCGCGACCGGCAACGTGTCCGTCGGCCAGAACCACGACTGGGCCACGGATTCGGCGATCTGGCTGTCGCTGGCCTGGGCGCCGCTCGGTGCCGCCGCCGTCGCCGTGCTGCTGCGGGCCAACGACCTGACGGCACCCGATTCCCCGACCACCGCGGTGAACCGGCTGCGCCGTTATCAGAAGGCCGTGCCACTGCTGCTGCTCATCACCGTCGCCGGTCACGGCGTCGTCGCCTGGCAGCAGCTCGCCGGCCACCCGATCACCGCCAGCGCCTACGGCTTCGCGACGATCGGCCTCTTCGCCACCCTCGCCCTGCTCGCCGTCAGCTGGCTGTGGCGCTGGCTCAGTGGCGAGGCCGACCCGGCCCGCACCACGCCGGGCCGTGCCGCCCGATCGGCCCTCCGGGACGTGCTCATCGCCATCGCGTACGTCACGTTGCGGGCGGCCGAGAACCACCTGCCCCCGCCGCGGTTCCTGATCCCGCAGTCCATCCAGGTCAACTACCTCGGCTACCAGGTCGACCTCCCGTCGACCGCCGCCCGGATCGCCGCCCTCGGCCGGCCCAACCTGCTGTGGATCGGTCTCGCCGTCGCCGCTCTCGGGACGTACTTCTGGGGCGTCCACCGGGTCCGGGCCCGGGGTGGCCATTGGCCGGTCGTCCGGTCGCTCTTCTGGGCCCTGGGTTGGGTGCTGGTGCTCTATCTCGCCACCGCAGGCTTGTGGGAGTACTCCACCGTCCAATACTCGTGGCACATGCTCGTGCACATGACCGTGAACATGCTCGTCCCGGTCCTCTGCCTCCTCGGCGGCCCGGTCTCGCTGGTCCAGGCCGCCGGTCACCCGCGCCCCAAGGGCCAGCTGCTGGGGCCACGCGAGGTCTCGATCGCCCTGCACGACTACCGGCCCTTGCGCCGCGCCCTGAACCCGCTGGTGGTCTGGGTGCTCTACGCCAGCTCGCTGTTCCTCGTCTACCTGACCCCGCTCTTCCCGTGGCTGATGCGCTATCACTGGGCGCACCAGTTGATGCTGCTGTGGTTCATGGTGACCGGCTACCTGTTCTTCGACATGGTCGCCGGCGTCGACAAGTGGACGAACCTGCCCCACATGGGCCGCCTCGCCCTGGTCATCGGCGTGATGCCCTTCCATGCGCTGTTCGCCGTGTTCATCCTGCAGGCCTCGCAGTTGATCGGCGAGACGTTCTACCGGACCATCGCCGTCCCGTGGATCCCCGACCTGATGACCGACCAGGTCGTCGCCGGACAGATCACCTGGATCGTCGGTGAGGTGCCACTGCTGATCGTCATCCTTGCGCTGAGCATCCAGTGGTTCCAGGCCGACACCCGCGACGCCAAGCGGCTCGACCGGGCCCAGGACACCGGTCTCGACGACTCCTTCGACGCGTACAACGAGATGCTCGCCCAGCTCGCCCAGCGTGACCAGGAACGTCGCCTCGACGAGAGGAAGCTGCGGCGATGA
- a CDS encoding heavy metal translocating P-type ATPase, whose translation MSTDTTGTTGTNDIETTAATSASSTLLSYGGLDQRVELDISGMTCAACANRIERKLNKMEGVRATVNYATERAVVTGLGPDRGAADAIATVEKAGYGATEVAEGQETAGADARVRMLRNRLIVAAFLTVPLGDVAIVLALTPHMRFPGWQWLLVLLSLPVVFWAALPFHKAAWRNLRHGSTSMDTLVSLGVLSAFSWSVISILLGAPDRSGYWLGYGITPTGADSLYLEVASAVTTFLLAGRYFEARSKRSARSVLSALGDLAPTTVRVIREGREVVVPLAELRVGERFLVRPGERIATDGAVVVGNSAVDTSMMTGEPIPEQVGEGDRVLGGTINTTGALIVEARQIGAHTQMAQMAATADQAQARKARVQTLVDKVVAVFVPTVIGIALVTLGAWFLAGAGPRTAFSAALSVLIIACPCALGLATPTALMVGVGRGGQLGILIKGPDALEASGVIDTVVLDKTGTLTTGRMALERTVLAADGPVADAAELLALAAAVERHSEHPIARAITEAAHAAEVAEGETAHAAGLAGPEGRVDLAGAITEAGALPGQGVRARLERDGVVSEILIGTPALMAAEGTVLPADIAKALEAATADGRTGVVLALDGRVAGAFVVSDRIKESAAGAVARLKAMGLRTVLLTGDHEVAARAVGESVGVDEVIAEVLPTDKAATIERLQAEGRRVAMVGDGINDAAALATANLGLAVVTGTDVAMKSADIILVRKSLDVVPDSIALSRRTLRTIRGNLVWAFAYNVAAIPLAAAGLLNPLISGIAMSLSSVFVVSNSMRLRRFESGARR comes from the coding sequence ATGAGCACGGACACCACCGGGACCACCGGCACCAACGACATCGAGACCACCGCCGCCACGTCGGCGTCGTCCACGCTGCTGTCGTACGGAGGGCTGGACCAGCGCGTCGAACTGGACATCTCCGGGATGACGTGCGCCGCCTGCGCGAACCGGATCGAGCGCAAGCTCAACAAGATGGAGGGCGTCCGCGCCACCGTCAACTACGCGACCGAGCGTGCGGTCGTCACCGGGCTAGGACCCGACCGGGGGGCGGCTGACGCGATCGCCACGGTGGAGAAGGCCGGCTACGGCGCCACCGAGGTCGCCGAGGGCCAGGAGACGGCCGGCGCGGACGCCCGGGTGCGGATGCTGCGCAACCGGCTGATCGTCGCGGCCTTCCTCACCGTGCCGCTCGGCGACGTGGCCATCGTCCTCGCCCTGACCCCGCACATGCGCTTCCCCGGCTGGCAGTGGCTGCTCGTGCTGCTCTCCCTGCCGGTCGTCTTCTGGGCGGCGCTGCCCTTCCACAAGGCCGCCTGGCGCAACCTGCGCCACGGCTCGACCAGCATGGACACGCTGGTCTCCCTCGGTGTCCTCTCCGCCTTCTCCTGGTCGGTCATCTCGATCCTGCTCGGCGCGCCGGATCGCTCCGGCTACTGGCTGGGCTACGGCATCACCCCGACCGGGGCCGACTCGCTCTACCTCGAGGTCGCCTCGGCGGTGACCACGTTCCTGCTCGCCGGGCGCTACTTCGAGGCCCGATCGAAGCGGTCGGCGCGGTCCGTGCTGAGCGCGCTGGGTGACCTGGCGCCCACCACGGTGCGCGTCATCCGCGAGGGGCGCGAGGTCGTCGTCCCGCTCGCCGAACTCCGGGTGGGGGAACGGTTCCTCGTCCGCCCCGGTGAGCGGATCGCCACCGACGGCGCGGTCGTCGTCGGCAACTCGGCCGTCGACACCTCGATGATGACCGGCGAGCCGATCCCCGAGCAGGTGGGCGAGGGTGACCGCGTGCTCGGCGGCACCATCAACACCACCGGAGCCCTGATCGTCGAGGCCCGCCAGATCGGCGCCCACACGCAGATGGCCCAGATGGCGGCCACCGCCGACCAGGCACAGGCCCGCAAGGCGCGGGTGCAGACGCTGGTCGACAAGGTCGTGGCGGTCTTCGTCCCCACCGTGATCGGCATCGCCCTGGTCACCCTCGGCGCCTGGTTCCTCGCCGGTGCGGGGCCGCGGACGGCCTTCAGCGCCGCGCTGTCCGTGCTGATCATCGCCTGCCCCTGCGCCCTCGGCCTGGCCACCCCGACCGCGCTGATGGTCGGCGTCGGCCGCGGCGGCCAGCTCGGCATCCTGATCAAGGGTCCCGACGCCCTCGAGGCCAGTGGCGTCATCGACACGGTGGTGCTGGACAAGACCGGCACGCTGACCACCGGACGGATGGCGCTGGAGCGTACGGTCCTCGCCGCGGACGGCCCGGTCGCGGACGCCGCCGAGCTGCTGGCGCTGGCCGCCGCCGTGGAGCGGCATTCCGAACATCCGATCGCCCGCGCGATCACCGAGGCCGCTCACGCTGCTGAGGTCGCCGAGGGCGAGACGGCGCACGCCGCTGGGCTGGCCGGGCCGGAGGGCCGGGTCGACCTCGCCGGCGCGATCACCGAGGCCGGAGCGCTCCCCGGACAGGGGGTTCGGGCCCGGCTGGAGCGCGACGGCGTGGTCTCCGAGATCCTCATCGGCACCCCGGCTCTGATGGCCGCGGAGGGAACGGTGCTGCCCGCCGACATCGCGAAGGCCCTCGAGGCCGCCACCGCCGACGGCCGCACCGGTGTCGTCCTCGCGCTCGACGGCCGGGTCGCCGGCGCGTTCGTCGTCAGCGACCGGATCAAGGAATCCGCCGCGGGTGCGGTGGCGCGGTTGAAGGCGATGGGGCTGCGTACGGTCCTCCTCACCGGCGACCACGAGGTGGCCGCGCGCGCGGTCGGGGAGAGCGTCGGCGTCGACGAGGTCATCGCGGAGGTGCTGCCGACCGACAAGGCGGCCACCATCGAACGACTGCAGGCGGAGGGCCGCCGGGTGGCGATGGTCGGGGACGGCATCAACGATGCCGCGGCCCTGGCGACGGCGAACCTGGGCCTGGCGGTGGTCACCGGCACCGACGTGGCGATGAAGTCGGCCGACATCATCCTGGTCCGCAAGAGCCTCGACGTCGTCCCCGACTCGATCGCGCTGTCCCGGCGTACGTTGCGGACGATCCGCGGCAACCTGGTCTGGGCCTTCGCCTACAACGTCGCGGCGATCCCGCTCGCGGCCGCCGGGCTGCTCAATCCGCTGATCTCGGGCATCGCGATGTCGCTGTCATCGGTCTTCGTGGTGTCGAACTCGATGCGGTTGCGCCGCTTCGAATCGGGCGCACGTCGCTGA